Proteins from a genomic interval of Schaalia odontolytica:
- a CDS encoding NAD(+) synthase, which translates to MNFHSLYDQGFARVAAVTLPVHPARPADNAREIIDAARQLDARGVAVAVFPELCVSGYSIDDLLLQDVLLDNVEKALASIVEASTDLLPLLVVGAPLRKDNALYNCAVAIHRGRVLAIIPKSHLPNYREFYEKRYFVTAPARARERIEVPWGGIEEFSGAPVWVPFGQVLLSAADVPGLSVGIEICEDMWVPVTPATELALAGATVLANLSASPITVGRGADRELMVRSVSARCSAAYVYTAAGMGESSTDLAWDGETMIYEAGDRLAIGERFQEGAHMTIADVDLERLRTERKRQNSFTDNAQRYFAGDERMAPQEVEFTLNPPRTDLGLERAVNRFPFVPNDPTRLEQDCYEAYNIQVAGLVQRLRAIGNPKIVIGVSGGLDSTHALVVASRAMDLLGRPRTDILCYTLPGFATSERTKRNATLLCRYLGTSFQEIDIRPAATQMLADIGHPYGEGEATYDVTFENVQAGLRTDYLFRLANHLGGIVVGTGDLSELALGWCTYGVGDQMSHYAVNTGVPKTLMQHLIRWVVASKQFDDHVGEVLLSILNTEISPELVPAKPGEKMQSTQDKIGPYNLQDFTLYHVLRRGARPSKIAFLAEKAWSDASVGDWPVGFPEEDKVAYSLEEIVKWERLFLWRFFSQQFKRSALPNGPKVMAGGSLSPRGDWRMPSDVSGADWVAELDEAVAGLVEDRGNSVHMC; encoded by the coding sequence ATGAACTTCCATTCCCTCTATGACCAGGGCTTTGCTCGCGTCGCCGCCGTCACCCTGCCGGTCCACCCGGCCCGCCCCGCCGACAACGCGCGCGAGATCATTGACGCCGCACGCCAGCTTGACGCGCGCGGGGTCGCCGTAGCCGTCTTCCCCGAGCTGTGCGTCTCCGGCTATTCAATCGACGACCTGCTCCTGCAGGACGTCCTCCTCGACAACGTCGAGAAGGCCCTGGCGTCGATCGTCGAGGCAAGCACAGACCTGCTCCCCCTCCTCGTCGTCGGCGCCCCCCTGCGCAAGGACAACGCCCTGTACAACTGCGCGGTCGCCATCCACCGCGGGCGCGTCCTCGCGATCATTCCCAAGTCACACCTGCCCAACTATCGGGAGTTCTACGAGAAGCGCTACTTCGTGACCGCGCCTGCGCGCGCGCGAGAGCGCATCGAGGTCCCCTGGGGCGGCATTGAGGAGTTCAGCGGCGCCCCCGTGTGGGTCCCCTTCGGCCAGGTCCTCCTGTCCGCAGCCGACGTGCCCGGCCTGAGCGTCGGCATCGAGATCTGCGAGGACATGTGGGTGCCCGTCACCCCGGCCACCGAGCTGGCGCTCGCGGGCGCGACCGTCCTGGCGAACTTGTCGGCTTCCCCGATCACCGTGGGACGGGGAGCTGACCGAGAACTCATGGTGCGCTCGGTGTCCGCACGATGTTCGGCCGCCTACGTGTACACGGCGGCCGGCATGGGCGAGTCCAGCACGGACCTGGCGTGGGACGGGGAGACCATGATCTACGAGGCCGGGGACCGCCTGGCCATCGGCGAACGCTTCCAGGAGGGTGCGCACATGACGATCGCCGACGTGGACCTCGAGCGCCTGCGCACCGAGCGCAAGCGGCAGAACTCCTTCACGGACAACGCCCAGCGCTACTTTGCGGGCGACGAGCGCATGGCCCCCCAGGAGGTCGAATTCACGCTCAACCCGCCGCGCACGGACCTGGGCCTGGAGCGAGCGGTGAACCGCTTCCCCTTCGTCCCCAATGATCCGACCCGCCTGGAGCAGGACTGCTACGAGGCCTACAACATTCAGGTCGCGGGCCTGGTCCAGCGCCTGCGCGCGATCGGAAACCCGAAGATCGTCATCGGAGTGTCCGGCGGCCTGGACTCGACCCACGCGCTGGTTGTGGCCTCCCGCGCGATGGACCTGCTGGGCCGTCCGCGCACGGACATCCTGTGCTACACGCTGCCCGGATTCGCCACCTCCGAGCGCACCAAGAGGAACGCGACCCTGCTGTGCCGCTACCTGGGCACGTCCTTCCAGGAGATCGACATCCGCCCGGCGGCCACGCAGATGCTGGCCGACATCGGACACCCCTACGGGGAGGGCGAGGCCACCTACGACGTGACCTTCGAAAACGTTCAGGCCGGCTTGCGCACCGACTACCTGTTCCGCCTGGCCAACCACCTGGGCGGCATCGTTGTCGGCACGGGCGACCTGTCCGAGTTGGCGCTGGGCTGGTGCACGTACGGCGTGGGCGACCAGATGAGCCACTACGCGGTCAATACGGGCGTGCCCAAGACCCTCATGCAGCACCTGATCCGCTGGGTCGTGGCCTCCAAGCAGTTCGACGACCACGTCGGCGAGGTGCTCCTGTCGATCCTCAACACGGAGATCTCTCCCGAGCTGGTTCCAGCCAAGCCCGGCGAGAAGATGCAGTCCACACAGGACAAGATCGGCCCCTACAACCTGCAGGACTTCACGCTGTACCACGTGCTGCGCCGCGGGGCACGTCCCTCGAAGATCGCGTTCTTGGCGGAGAAGGCCTGGTCGGACGCTTCCGTGGGCGACTGGCCGGTCGGCTTCCCCGAGGAGGACAAGGTCGCGTACTCGCTCGAAGAAATCGTCAAGTGGGAGCGCCTGTTCCTGTGGCGTTTCTTCAGCCAGCAGTTCAAGCGCAGCGCCCTGCCCAACGGCCCGAAGGTCATGGCCGGGGGCTCCCTGTCCCCGCGCGGGGATTGGCGCATGCCCTCCGACGTATCGGGCGCGGATTGGGTTGCCGAACTCGACGAGGCCGTTGCTGGCCTGGTCGAGGACCGGGGTAACTCTGTTCACATGTGCTGA
- a CDS encoding siderophore ABC transporter substrate-binding protein, whose protein sequence is MSRTNTSLAAIAAIAALGLAACSSGTTTPATQSSAPASADASQASSVSIESNDGTVEIKLPVTRAASLDNRTFEVLQQWNVPLVAAPKKLIPTTVTAFNGDDVADVGMHRDPNLEALVAAEPDLIISGQRFTKFDAQIKELAPNVPMINLEPRDGMPFNEELIRQVTDLGTIFNKQAEAQKLVDDFNASIERAKKAYDGSSTVMAVDVSGGNIGYVAPSKGRTWGPVFDILGLKPALEVEGSTDSHTGDDISVEAIAEANPAWIFVLDRDAAITKDGSNTPAETVISGNTVLSGVTALQKNQVVYAPNDTYTNESIITYTKIFNSIADSFEAAKK, encoded by the coding sequence ATGTCTCGCACGAATACCTCCCTGGCCGCTATTGCCGCCATCGCCGCGCTCGGCCTCGCCGCCTGCTCCTCGGGCACGACAACCCCCGCCACGCAGTCCTCCGCGCCCGCCTCCGCCGACGCCTCCCAGGCATCGTCGGTGTCCATCGAGTCGAACGACGGCACCGTCGAGATCAAGCTGCCCGTCACTCGGGCGGCGTCGCTGGATAACCGCACCTTCGAGGTCCTCCAGCAGTGGAACGTGCCGCTCGTCGCCGCACCCAAGAAGCTGATCCCCACGACCGTCACCGCGTTCAACGGTGACGATGTCGCCGACGTAGGCATGCACCGCGACCCGAACCTGGAGGCGCTCGTTGCGGCCGAGCCCGACCTGATCATCTCGGGTCAGCGCTTCACCAAGTTCGACGCGCAGATCAAGGAGCTCGCACCAAACGTGCCGATGATCAACCTTGAGCCGCGCGACGGAATGCCCTTCAACGAGGAGCTCATCAGGCAGGTCACCGATCTGGGCACGATCTTCAACAAGCAGGCCGAGGCCCAGAAACTGGTCGACGATTTCAACGCCTCCATCGAGCGTGCGAAGAAGGCCTACGACGGCTCCTCGACGGTCATGGCGGTTGACGTCTCGGGCGGCAACATCGGATACGTCGCACCCTCGAAGGGCCGCACGTGGGGGCCCGTCTTCGACATCCTCGGCCTCAAGCCCGCGCTAGAGGTAGAGGGATCCACCGATTCTCACACGGGTGACGACATTTCCGTCGAGGCAATCGCCGAGGCCAACCCCGCGTGGATCTTTGTTCTGGACCGAGATGCCGCGATCACCAAGGACGGATCGAACACCCCCGCCGAGACCGTCATCTCGGGCAACACCGTCCTTAGCGGCGTCACCGCCCTCCAGAAGAACCAGGTCGTCTACGCGCCGAACGATACGTACACGAACGAGTCGATCATCACCTACACGAAGATCTTCAACTCGATCGCCGATTCCTTCGAAGCCGCAAAGAAGTGA
- a CDS encoding ABC transporter permease, with amino-acid sequence MTHSPTTALPKDPTIEREGAPTTSKRRPLALALATLAVAALLVLSLSTGEYSILSQDDGWKIFLAVRVPRTIALVLSGAAMSMSGIVMQLVTQNRFAEPSTTGTTEWAGLGLLAIMIAWPGAPILVRMACAISFAFVGTMVFFALLRRVSLRSSLLVPIMGMMLGAVVSAVSTFVALETNTLQSVSVWFQGSFTSVYEGQYEVLWIVAIVVAIVFIMADRLTAVSLGEDIAISLGVNYHRMILIATGLVAVATGVVTVVVGSLPFLGLIVPNLVSMSMGDNLRTNLPWVCLAGISLVTVTDLLARTIISPFEMPVSVILGVLGAFVFIALVLRQAKKGAVL; translated from the coding sequence ATGACTCACTCCCCCACCACCGCCCTCCCGAAGGACCCAACCATCGAGCGTGAAGGCGCCCCGACCACGTCGAAGCGCCGCCCCCTGGCGCTGGCCCTGGCCACGCTCGCCGTGGCTGCGCTCCTCGTCCTGTCACTGTCCACCGGCGAGTACTCGATCCTCTCCCAGGACGACGGCTGGAAGATCTTCCTCGCAGTGCGCGTCCCCCGCACGATCGCGCTCGTCCTTTCGGGTGCCGCGATGTCGATGAGCGGTATCGTCATGCAGCTGGTCACCCAGAACCGCTTCGCCGAGCCCTCCACGACGGGCACGACCGAGTGGGCGGGACTCGGCCTCCTCGCAATCATGATCGCGTGGCCCGGAGCCCCGATCCTGGTGCGCATGGCCTGCGCCATCTCCTTCGCCTTCGTCGGCACCATGGTCTTCTTCGCGCTCCTGCGACGAGTCTCGCTTCGGTCCTCCCTGCTCGTCCCGATCATGGGCATGATGCTGGGCGCCGTGGTGTCCGCAGTCTCGACGTTCGTCGCGCTGGAAACCAACACGCTGCAGAGCGTGTCCGTGTGGTTTCAGGGGTCCTTCACTTCCGTCTACGAGGGTCAGTACGAGGTCCTGTGGATCGTCGCCATCGTCGTGGCGATCGTCTTCATCATGGCCGACCGCCTGACGGCCGTCTCCCTCGGCGAGGACATTGCCATCTCCCTCGGGGTCAACTACCACCGCATGATCCTCATCGCGACGGGGCTCGTGGCCGTGGCGACCGGCGTCGTCACCGTCGTCGTCGGCTCGCTGCCCTTCCTGGGGCTGATCGTCCCCAACCTCGTGTCCATGTCCATGGGCGACAACCTGCGGACGAACCTGCCGTGGGTGTGCCTGGCGGGTATCTCCCTCGTGACGGTCACGGACCTCCTCGCACGCACGATTATCTCCCCCTTCGAGATGCCGGTCTCGGTCATCTTGGGCGTCCTTGGCGCGTTCGTCTTCATCGCGCTCGTGCTGCGCCAGGCCAAGAAGGGAGCCGTCCTATGA